One part of the Vitis riparia cultivar Riparia Gloire de Montpellier isolate 1030 chromosome 15, EGFV_Vit.rip_1.0, whole genome shotgun sequence genome encodes these proteins:
- the LOC117931980 gene encoding uncharacterized protein LOC117931980, protein MQENETLREFVKRFGQAVLQVESYSMDAILQIFKRSICPGTPFFEFIAKKPLTTMDKLFRRASKYSMLEDAIRAVAQQVLVIGQVARSFKAPNHPGSSSRGQDERRPPLIRTPLTKSYEKLLPIIRNLPRFRWPVPIRSNPSERDRNKRCDYHKDHGHTIEACISLRYMVEDLLKAGHLKQYVRAMPKGEGSPHSRGPCAPAAPIRAMINYINGGPLDDEYSSKRKRQRLL, encoded by the coding sequence ATGCAAGAAAACGAAACTTTGAGAGAATTCGTGAAGCGTTTCGGACAAGCTGTCCTACAAGTCGAATCGTATAGCATGGACGCAATCCTCCAAATTTTTAAGCGAAGCATATGCCCAGGGACCCCCTTCTTCGAGTTCATCGCCAAAAAACCTCTGACAACCATGGACAAATTATTCCGGCGTGCGAGTAAATACTCCATGCTAGAGGATGCTATCCGTGCCGTTGCACAGCAGGTCCTGGTAATTGGCCAAGTCGCTAGGAGCTTCAAAGCACCTAACCATCCTGGGTCATCCAGCAGGGGGCAAGATGAGAGGCGCCCACCACTCATTCGAACACCTCTCACTAAGTCATATGAGAAACTGCTCCCTATAATCCGCAATCTGCCCAGATTTAGATGGCCAGTACCAATAAGATCTAACCCCTCAGAAAGAGACCGCAACAAAAGATGTGATTACCATAAAGATCATGGACACACAATTGAAGCGTGCATAAGCCTCCGTTACATGGTAGAAGATCTCCTAAAGGCAGGACATTTGAAGCAGTACGTCCGAGCAATGCCTAAAGGTGAAGGGTCTCCCCATAGTCGAGGCCCATGCGCCCCAGCAGCTCCTATTAGAGCAATGATCAACTACATAAACGGAGGACCCTTGGATGACGAGTACAGTTCTAAACGGAAAAGGCAGAGATTGCTGTGA
- the LOC117931981 gene encoding uncharacterized protein LOC117931981 codes for MGFEPSSLENPGRTLSGFNGSSTTSLGDVILSVHAGPVILNVLFSVVEDLSPFNAILGHTWLHGMKAIPSTYHQRVSFITQDGQINLYGSQLAARQCYQIAREAGPSADREHPSKDANTSDQ; via the coding sequence ATGGGTTTTGAACCTTCCAGCCTTGAAAATCCCGGTAGAACCCTGTCCGGATTCAATGGTTCATCCACAACCTCACTTGGAGATGTAATACTGTCGGTTCACGCCGGACCAGTCATCCTAAACGTTCTATTCTCCGTGGTTGAGGATTTATCCCCTTTTAATGCCATCTTAGGACACACGTGGTTACATGGAATGAAGGCAATTCCATCCACATATCATCAAAGGGTCAGCTTCATCACCCAAGATGGACAAATTAACCTTTATGGAAGCCAGCTTGCCGCTCGACAATGTTATCAGATCGCTCGCGAGGCTGGACCCAGTGCCGACCGCGAGCATCCCTCTAAAGATGCAAATACTTCTGACCAATAA